A DNA window from Drosophila biarmipes strain raj3 chromosome 2R, RU_DBia_V1.1, whole genome shotgun sequence contains the following coding sequences:
- the LOC108026915 gene encoding probable peroxisomal acyl-coenzyme A oxidase 1 — MASSTSVIPNSVIPTTVNPDIQKERDAATFNSEEFAAWWSGGEEILKFNRGVRDYMQKDVDVLEMLQLQNKSHEEIIEFSTRGAIEAAKKLRRLQEERNPGGDDYWPKLYDHQVMWGLVPGGNPFGVMYVMLVKALEAQCTPEQYEDFGKRLERFEICGTYAQTELGHGTYLRGLETRADFDPKTDEFVLNTPKISSYKFWPGGLGHSSSYCLVMAQLYIDNKSKGPHMFFIQVRDEETHEPLPGVHIGDIGKKMGFIGVNNGFLGLKNVRIPRTRMLMRHAKVNADGSYVSSPTNVLTYFAMVRTRCVIVKNNALMLAAASTIATRYSAVRRQSPINPEEPEPQIIDHVTQQMKLFPEIATSLAYRLASDYLWNLYDVTLEDIENGQYERLPELHSLSCALKVTCSTDSTAGVERLRLACGGHGYLTSSNMSNIYVNATAACTYEGENTVLLLQIGRFLMKTWRAALSGAPLPPTVRYLAEAQKNPEFGRWTGSWENMVKAMQYAAANKTRLAFKSLTNRLSRGETEGNAANHTGIELTQAAELHGRAFVFGSFTEGVTGPSSKTRSAAFNQVLENLLELYLVKETLNQMSHLLRFIELTDTDLSRLQDRLETALTKLRPNAVAIVDGFDFSDLQLNSTLGSYDGNAHERIFDAALKNPVNQRSVPKYFHELLKPFMKSNI; from the exons ATGGCCAGTTCGACGTCCGTAATCCCGAACTCCGTAATCCCCACAACCGTAAATCCCGATATTCAGAAGGAACGCGATGCAGCGACGTTCAACAGCGAAGAATTCGCCGCCTGGTGGTCCGGAGGCGAGGAGATTCTAAAGTTCAACAGGGGCGTTC GTGACTATATGCAAAAGGATGTGGATGTTCTAGagatgctgcagctgcagaaCAAATCGCACGAGGAGATCATCGAGTTCTCCACGCGGGGAGCCATTGAGGCGGCCAAGAAGCTGCGCCGCCTGCAGGAGGAGCGTAATCCTGGCGGAGACGACTACTGGCC GAAACTATACGACCATCAAGTTATGTGGGGTCTTGTTCCCGGAGGCAATCCCTTCGGCGTTATGTACGTGATGCTGGTGAAAGCTCTAGAGGCTCAGTGCACTCCGGAACAGTACGAGGATTTCGGCAAGCGGCTGGAACGCTTCGAGATCTGCGGCACCTATGCCCAAACGGAACTGGGCCATGGAACCTATCTGCGCGGCCTCGAAACCCGGGCTGATTTCGACCCCAAAACAGATGAATTTGTGCTTAACACCCCCAAGATCTCCTCCTACAAGTTTTGGCCGGGAGGCT TGGGTCATAGTTCTAGCTACTGCCTGGTGATGGCCCAGCTGTATATCGACAACAAGTCCAAGGGTCCGCACATGTTCTTCATCCAGGTGCGCGATGAGGAAACCCACGAGCCCCTGCCTGGCGTCCACATCGGTGACATTGGCAAGAAGATGGGCTTCATTGGGGTGAACAATGGCTTCCTGGGCCTGAAGAACGTGAGGATACCTCGCACCCGCATGCTGATGCGACATGCCAAGGTCAACGCCGACGGATCCTACGTTAGCAGTCCTACCAACGTACTCACCTACTTTGCCATGGTGCGCACGCGCTGCGTGATCGTTAAGAATAATGCCTTGATGTTGGCGGCAGCTTCCACCATTGCCACCAGGTACTCGGCTGTGCGACGCCAGAGCCCCATCAATCCGGA GGAACCCGAGCCCCAGATCATCGATCACGTTACGCAGCAAATGAAGCTCTTCCCAGAGATAGCCACCAGCTTGGCCTACCGGCTGGCCAGCGATTACCTTTGGAACCTGTACGATGTGACCCTTGAGGACATAGAAAACGGGCAGTACGAGCGCCTGCCGGAGCTGCATTCCCTGTCGTGCGCCTTGAAAGTCACCTGCTCTACGGACTCCACCGCAGGCGTGGAGCGATTGCGGCTGGCCTGTGGCGGTCACGGATACCTCACCTCATCCAATATGAGCAACATTTACGTCAATGCCACCGCAGCCTGCACATATGAGGGAGAGAACACAGTACTGCTCCTGCAGATCGGTCGCTTCTTGATGAAAACTTGGCGAGCGGCGCTGAGTGGAGCTCCGTTGCCGCCCACAGTTCGCTACCTGGCTGAGGCTCAAAAGAATCCGGAGTTCGGTCGCTGGACCGGTAGTTGGGAGAACATGGTGAAGGCCATGCAGTACGCAGCAGCCAA TAAGACCCGCTTGGCTTTCAAGAGCCTGACCAACCGTCTCTCTAGGGGCGAGACCGAGGGGAATGCGGCGAATCACACGGGCATTGAGCTCACCCAGGCGGCAGAG CTTCATGGACGTGCCTTCGTTTTTGGTAGTTTTACGGAGGGAGTGACAGGTCCCAGTTCTAAGACTCGCTCAGCTGCATTTAACCAAGTCCTGGAAAACCTTTTGGAACTCTACCTGGTCAAGGAGACTCTTAATCAAATGAGCCACCTGCTTCGG TTTATTGAGTTGACCGATACGGATTTATCCCGGCTACAGGATCGTTTGGAAACTGCTCTCACCAAACTGCGACCCAATGCTGTGGCCATTGTGGATGGTTTTGACTTCAGTGATCTTCAACTGAACTCCACTCTGGGCTCGTATGATGGCAATGCTCATGAACGCATCTTCGATGCGGCCCTTAAAAACCCAGTGAATCAGAGATCAGTACCAAAGTACTTCCATGAGCTCCTGAAGCCCTTCATGAAGTCCAATATCTAG
- the LOC108026673 gene encoding probable peroxisomal acyl-coenzyme A oxidase 1: MSHIKNLIPNTVNPDLQKERTGAEFNVEEFSAWWHGGQDKLKTKREMETAIFSDLEDGYGLNHEYMSHEEVYNSSIKKVAEAATKLKALQQKLNPGGKDIWPGGLFNAQSFGLFPANHPIATHITMFVDVIKGQGTPEQVQKWGPAAENCNIIGTYAQTELAHGTNVRGLATRADFDPKTDEFVLNTPNLEAYKWWPGGLGHTANHAMVVAQLYIADVHHGVQMFIVPLRDSETHLPLPGVDIGEIGKKLGMASVNQGFLGLNNVRIPRTNMLMKFAKVESDGTFKASPASRLNYLTMVYTRCLIVNQNSTLLLAAATIATRYSAVRRQSPIEPNQPEPQIIDHVTQRLKLFPEIATGMAYFLAAEYTWDMYAQTVEEANNGKFDRLPEMHILSCALKVLCTTDGCAGIEKLRLSTGGHGYLTAANLSNIYGNAVAAITYEGENTVLLLQIGRALVKAWSSFVENKPLSASYGYFATSMKLKEFPKWDNSWECIIKALQYTAAQKTRIAYENLAERMLSGQSQGVAANNTGIELTRAAELHGRQFVCQTFLEQITGPKAQKRSAALNKVLENVLELFLVQTVLNNLNDILRFINLTDADLRSLQKRLEVSLENFRPNAVAICDGFEFHDRVLNSVLGSYDGNVYPRLFDSAKRSTMNQKPVQNSFETYLKPLMKAKL; encoded by the exons ATGTCGCACATTAAGAACTTAATTCCCAACACGGTGAATCCAGATCTGCAGAAGGAACGCACGGGTGCTGAATTCAATGTGGAGGAGTTCTCGGCCTGGTGGCACGGTGGTCAGGATAAGCTGAAGACCAAACGCGAGATGG AAACGGCCATCTTTAGCGATCTGGAGGATGGCTATGGTCTCAACCACGAGTACATGTCACACGAGGAGGTCTACAATTCGAGTATTAAGAAGGTGGCTGAGGCTGCCACCAAACTGAAGGCCCTGCAGCAGAAGCTTAATCCCGGGGGCAAAGATATCTGGCC CGGAGGGCTGTTCAATGCCCAAAGCTTTGGTCTATTCCCGGCTAATCACCCGATAGCCACTCACATCACCATGTTTGTGGACGTGATCAAAGGTCAGGGCACGCCGGAGCAGGTGCAGAAGTGGGGACCGGCGGCGGAGAACTGCAACATTATTGGCACGTATGCCCAAACGGAGTTGGCCCATGGAACCAATGTCCGTGGGCTGGCCACTCGTGCCGACTTTGATCCCAAGACGGATGAGTTCGTGCTGAACACGCCCAACTTAGAGGCCTACAAGTGGTGGCCCGGCGGCT TGGGACACACTGCCAACCATGCCATGGTGGTGGCCCAGTTGTACATCGCTGATGTCCATCATGGCGTGCAAATGTTCATTGTGCCATTGCGAGATTCGGAGACCCACTTGCCACTGCCGGGAGTTGATATTGGTGAGATTGGCAAGAAACTTGGCATGGCGTCCGTGAACCAGGGTTTCCTGGGTCTGAACAACGTCCGAATTCCACGCACCAACATGCTGATGAAGTTCGCCAAGGTGGAGTCGGATGGCACCTTCAAGGCCAGTCCGGCCTCGAGGCTTAACTACCTGACCATGGTTTATACGCGCTGCCTGATTGTGAACCAGAACTCCACGCTGCTCCTGGCCGCGGCCACCATAGCCACCAGGTACTCGGCGGTGCGACGACAGAGTCCCATCGAACCCAA TCAACCGGAGCCCCAGATCATTGATCATGTGACGCAGCGCCTGAAGCTCTTCCCGGAGATCGCCACCGGAATGGCCTACTTCCTGGCCGCCGAGTACACCTGGGATATGTATGCCCAGACGGTGGAGGAGGCCAACAACGGCAAGTTCGATCGCCTGCCCGAGATGCACATCCTGTCCTGCGCCCTGAAGGTCCTCTGCACCACTGACGGGTGTGCTGGCATTGAGAAACTCCGTCTGTCTACTGGAGGACATGGCTACCTGACGGCTGCCAATTTGAGCAACATCTATGGCAATGCGGTGGCTGCCATCACCTACGAGGGCGAGAACACAGTACTGCTGCTGCAAATTGGACGAGCTCTGGTCAAGGCGTGGTCTTCGTTTGTCGAGAACAAACCCTTGTCCGCTTCCTACGGCTACTTTGCCACCTCCATGAAGCTGAAGGAGTTCCCCAAGTGGGACAACTCTTGGGAGTGCATCATTAAGGCGTTGCAGTACACGGCAGCACA GAAAACACGCATTGCCTATGAGAACCTGGCGGAACGCATGCTCAGTGGCCAATCGCAGGGTGTGGCTGCCAATAACACGGGCATTGAACTGACCCGTGCTGCTGAg CTCCATGGTCGCCAGTTTGTGTGCCAGACTTTCCTGGAGCAAATCACTGGACCCAAGGCCCAGAAGCGCTCCGCGGCCCTCAACAAGGTTTTGGAGAACGTGCTGGAACTGTTCCTGGTCCAGACTGTGCTGAACAACCTCAATGACATTTTGAGA TTCATCAACCTCACCGATGCGGATCTGCGATCGCTGCAGAAGCGTCTGGAGGTTTCGCTGGAGAACTTCCGACCCAATGCGGTGGCCATTTGCGATGGCTTCGAGTTCCACGACCGCGTTCTGAACTCGGTGCTGGGCAGCTACGATGGCAACGTGTATCCCAGACTCTTCGATTCGGCCAAGCGCAGCACCATGAACCAGAAGCCCGTCCAAAACTCCTTTGAGACCTACCTGAAGCCCCTGATGAAGGCTAAGCTGTAG